Proteins from one Acropora muricata isolate sample 2 chromosome 9, ASM3666990v1, whole genome shotgun sequence genomic window:
- the LOC136929816 gene encoding chondroitin sulfate synthase 1-like — MVTMRQCIFLFLGFIIGFHITLFVRQNQCRLIYATQFRPKTLSGELENRKFLFVGVMTAEQLVETRAKAVYDTWGKNVPGTLTFFSSGETGKTLGLPVVTLPSVDDTYPPLKKSLMMIKYMHDFHIDEYEWFMRADDDVYVRIDRLVEFLHSLNSSDDIHLGHAGIGAKEELGMLSMNLGDNYCIGGPGVILSRSVLKKVAPHLEHCLETAPTTHEDIEVGRCIQRYAGVKCTWAYEMRTLFFHHYTEKGQIFHGDLNTNTIRDAITLHPIKEPAYMHRLHLHFKNVRIQQLQHQAVKLQRVLRNMDHLIQAEQTSQPVQSKVDLLDPREFHDQLPRNATEQWNMFTSNSFYFDEKLRSPGTGIRGALKIEFTNALDRNSDFLKEEARRIPNSGNRKIQKINYGYRRFHPLYGVEHIMQLTVKTEKKVRLDNSGKTQQISTSRNRWFRTQLPFGNLLHKVEPLAVASSYVHFLVPLEGRLETFRRFMNNFEEVCLKPRLLVRLVVAYSSQVSSPDQHKAILKEYQNKYPLAGLIWIDVEGNFSRGIALSLAADQFDETALLFLCDVDLVFSKAFVDRCRMNTVLGKRVYYPIMFSQFEPELSHTNNTIRGSYYTINKDAGIWRTYSYGPACLHHRDLHAVGGFDTSIKGWGWEDVDLYEKFVNHTEIDVFRAADPHLIHIYHPVKCDRNLPDRQMTLCKGSKASGLANQKSLVRAMIEISKNTKRSQLKL, encoded by the exons ATGGTGACAATGCGCCAGTGTATATTTCTGTTTCTTGGATTTATCATTGGCTTCCACATCACTCTGTTTGTTAGACAGAATCAATGCCGTTTGATTTATGCAACTCAGTTTCGACCGAAGACTTTGAGTGGAGAGCTTGAAAACCGTAAATTTTTATTCGTTGGTGTTATGACCGCCGAACAGTTAGTGGAGACAAGAGCCAAAGCAGTTTACGATACGTGGGGCAAGAATGTTCCAGGTACACTAACATTCTTTTCAAGCGGCGAAACTGGAAAGACACTTGGTTTACCGGTAGTAACTTTACCCAGTGTAGATGATACGTATCCACCGCTCAAGAAGTCTTTGATGATGATTAAATACATGCACGATTTCCACATCGATGAGTACGAATGGTTTATGAGAGCCGATGACGATGTGTACGTCCGAATCGACAGATTAGTTGAATTTTTACATTCTTTAAACAGTTCTGATGATATTCATCTGGGACACGCGGGTATAGGCGCGAAGGAAGAACTTGGAATGCTAAGCATGAATCTTGGCGATAACTATTGCATCGGGGGACCGGGTGTGATATTAAGCCGGAGTGTTTTAAAGAAAGTTGCGCCTCATTTGGAACATTGTTTAGAAACAGCGCCAACAACTCACGAAGATATCGAAGTTGGACGATGCATTCAGCGTTATGCTGGAGTTAAGTGCACTTGGGCTTATGAG ATGAGAACCCTTTTCTTTCATCACTACACTGAGAAGGGACAAATATTTCACGGGGACCTCAACACCAACACCATTCGCGATGCCATCACACTGCACCCGATTAAAGAACCCGCCTACATGCATCGCTTGCACCTGCATTTCAAGAACGTGCGAATTCAACAATTGCAACACCAAGCTGTTAAACTGCAACGTGTCCTTAGAAATATGGATCACTTGATACAAGCTGAACAAACTTCACAGCCGGTTCAGTCAAAGGTCGACCTTTTGGATCCAAGAGAGTTTCATGATCAATTACCGAGAAATGCAACTGAACAATGGAACATGTTTACTTCAAACTCATTTTACTTTGATGAGAAGTTGCGTTCTCCTGGGACAGGCATTCGCGGGGCATTAAAAATTGAATTCACAAATGCATTAGACAGAAACTCGGACTTTTTAAAAGAGGAGGCCAGGAGAATTCCAAACTCAGGAAATAGGAAAATTCAGAAGATCAATTACGGTTACAGACGGTTCCATCCTTTGTACGGAGTTGAACACATCATGCAATTAACAGTCAAGACGGAGAAAAAGGTCCGACTTGACAACTCGGGAAAAACCCAGCAAATTTCAACTTCACGAAATAGATGGTTTCGCACACAGCTACCATTTGGAAACCTGTTACACAAAGTTGAGCCGCTCGCCGTTGCTTCATCGTATGTACACTTTCTCGTCCCGTTAGAAGGACGTTTGGAAACGTTTCGTCGATTTATGAACAACTTCGAAGAAGTCTGCCTCAAACCACGGTTGTTGGTAAGACTTGTTGTAGCATATTCATCTCAGGTGTCTTCTCCTGATCAACACAAAGCCATATTGAAAGAGTATCAAAATAAATACCCTTTGGCTGGTCTCATCTGGATTGACGTTGAGGGTAACTTTTCCCGCGGGATCGCTCTTTCTCTCGCGGCTGATCAATTTGACGAAACAGCGTTGTTGTTCCTATGTGATGTTGACTTAGTTTTCAGCAAAGCATTTGTCGATCGTTGTCGAATGAACACAGTTCTTGGCAAAAGAGTATATTATCCAATCATGTTTAGTCAGTTTGAGCCTGAATTATCTCACACTAACAACACCATCCGTGGTTCGTATTACACCATAAACAAAGATGCGGGCATCTGGCGAACATATTCATATGGACCCGCCTGCCTACATCATCGAGATCTGCACGCTGTGGGAGGGTTTGACACAAGCATTAAAGGCTGGGGATGGGAAGATGTGGATTTATATGAAAAATTTGTCAACCATACTGAGATTGACGTATTTCGAGCAGCAGATCCTCATCTTATACATATTTATCATCCTGTAAAATGCGATCGCAATCTTCCAGATCGACAAATGACGCTTTGTAAAGGATCCAAAGCTTCGgggctagccaatcaaaagTCGTTAGTGAGAGCTATGATAGAAATATCCAAGAATACGAAACGTTCTCAACTCAAGTTATAA